One segment of Vibrio agarivorans DNA contains the following:
- the torS gene encoding TMAO reductase system sensor histidine kinase/response regulator TorS, translated as MSMFNTRSIGGRLLMAFAGLALLVIASASIGMVGFSLVSKTERNVVTKAIPSMIEARQISELSARMVASVQGLANASSENERQQAGQQLFNKLESLLNHIRALGADSFDTQLLDQLEDNVENIIDTLASLGIAVEKRLLLSADIDQRLILMREVGRELEALTRTQVLNTSTVAVANVTQMYGLVESGNQEEVYNALDNLVEVDLDLSDRLHELHLLAFQNLNQIEELRSATDAQRIIDIRASYNENLTIMQRRVSAVEDPTRYQQMVSIIEDLEAKQVVFELMAQRELNASQSQTLLAHGLERFAALNQTVGKLVDESNQVTTNSVLQLKQTLEQARLTLAVMGVLGLLIVGVIIWKLVYVSVIQRLNRYSSSLVAIANGQYPEDVPTSGSDELSQMGKAINKARDTSKALAVLVDKEAAAREALEQHKTQLEEVVFERTHQLQQSNQRLNQEVHNHAQARQDAESANKAKSAFLATMSHEIRTPLNGVLGTTQLLLDEALSPQQAQYVEVINRSGSNLLTVLNDVLDYSKIEAGHFALQSQIFDLKQLVDDVVALFQAKAEQKGLQLNAQIESDVARYWQGDAVRIQQVLNNLISNAVKFTYQGYIDLYVCMDAHDEQRLRFELSDSGVGIAPEEQTQLFDPFSQSQSGQSQSGGTGLGLAICQKLVNAMGSHIELTSEVGQGSQFSFSLPLFESSDANLSETKSSSSSLSSPSSSTGPLTILLVEDNPVNQLVAQGFLDKLGHTHYTAQNCQQARELLLEHTFDLALFDINLPDGSGVELLEWTREQGLEFMPVLAVSAHVFDEEVTEYLAAGFDGFVGKPIEQQKLQRAINDVIGDEQEPSLLNQIVYSVEHDVTALSQASTKTTIDIASLERDCAVLGKAKMAQLIDLFATTSEQTLKEMDAMLSKEDHHKSDKPIAELAHRMKGSAASLGLTQVFEQCLLIETSKTPVQTYQESHSALIAARESALEELARWLEGSVGQ; from the coding sequence ATGAGTATGTTCAATACCCGTAGTATTGGTGGTCGACTATTGATGGCATTTGCCGGATTGGCGCTGCTCGTGATTGCTTCCGCCTCGATTGGCATGGTGGGCTTTAGCTTGGTGTCAAAAACCGAGCGTAATGTGGTCACGAAGGCAATCCCGTCGATGATTGAAGCGAGACAGATTTCAGAGCTCAGTGCGCGGATGGTCGCATCGGTGCAAGGCTTGGCGAATGCGAGTAGTGAGAATGAGCGCCAGCAAGCAGGCCAGCAGCTTTTTAATAAGCTCGAGTCACTGCTTAATCACATTCGAGCACTCGGCGCCGACTCTTTTGATACTCAGTTGCTTGATCAGTTGGAAGATAACGTTGAGAACATTATTGATACGCTGGCCAGTCTTGGTATCGCCGTAGAAAAGCGTTTACTGCTCTCTGCAGATATTGACCAACGTTTAATCTTGATGCGTGAAGTGGGGCGCGAGTTAGAGGCATTGACGCGTACGCAGGTCTTGAACACCAGTACGGTAGCAGTGGCGAACGTCACCCAAATGTATGGCTTGGTGGAATCCGGCAATCAAGAAGAGGTGTATAACGCACTTGATAACCTAGTGGAAGTCGATCTTGATTTGAGCGATCGCTTGCACGAGCTGCATCTTTTAGCCTTTCAAAATCTCAATCAAATTGAAGAGCTACGTTCAGCAACGGATGCACAGCGTATTATTGATATCCGTGCTTCATATAATGAAAACCTGACCATTATGCAGCGCCGTGTTTCAGCGGTAGAAGATCCGACTCGCTATCAGCAGATGGTATCTATCATTGAGGACTTGGAAGCCAAACAGGTGGTATTTGAGTTGATGGCGCAGCGCGAACTTAACGCCTCTCAGTCTCAAACCTTACTTGCGCATGGGTTAGAGCGATTCGCAGCACTTAACCAGACGGTTGGCAAGCTGGTGGATGAATCCAATCAAGTGACGACTAACTCGGTATTGCAGCTCAAACAGACGTTAGAACAGGCGCGTTTGACTCTTGCTGTTATGGGAGTGCTGGGTTTACTGATTGTGGGTGTGATCATCTGGAAGCTGGTTTATGTATCCGTGATCCAGAGGCTCAATCGCTACTCAAGTTCATTGGTCGCGATAGCCAATGGTCAATATCCAGAGGATGTCCCTACCTCTGGCAGTGATGAGTTATCGCAGATGGGTAAAGCCATCAATAAGGCGCGAGATACCTCTAAAGCCTTGGCGGTCTTAGTAGATAAAGAAGCAGCGGCGCGTGAAGCGCTAGAGCAACATAAAACACAGCTTGAGGAGGTGGTGTTTGAACGCACTCACCAACTGCAGCAAAGTAACCAGCGTTTGAACCAAGAGGTGCATAATCACGCTCAGGCTCGTCAAGATGCCGAATCAGCGAACAAGGCAAAATCTGCCTTTCTGGCGACGATGAGCCATGAAATACGTACGCCACTGAATGGTGTATTAGGCACCACTCAGCTTCTATTAGATGAGGCACTTTCTCCGCAGCAAGCACAGTACGTAGAGGTTATTAACCGCAGTGGCAGCAACTTACTCACCGTACTGAATGATGTTTTGGATTATTCAAAAATTGAAGCGGGTCACTTTGCCTTGCAGTCTCAGATATTTGATTTAAAACAGTTGGTCGATGATGTAGTCGCTCTTTTTCAAGCAAAAGCAGAGCAGAAAGGTTTGCAACTCAATGCGCAAATTGAATCGGATGTTGCACGTTATTGGCAAGGCGATGCCGTACGAATCCAGCAAGTGCTGAACAATCTCATCAGTAATGCCGTTAAGTTTACCTATCAAGGGTACATCGACTTATATGTCTGCATGGATGCACATGATGAGCAACGTTTGCGCTTTGAGTTGTCCGATTCTGGTGTAGGCATCGCACCAGAAGAACAAACCCAACTGTTTGACCCTTTCAGTCAATCTCAGTCTGGGCAATCCCAATCAGGAGGTACTGGACTCGGTTTGGCTATATGCCAAAAATTGGTAAACGCAATGGGCAGCCATATCGAACTGACGTCAGAGGTTGGCCAAGGCTCGCAGTTCTCGTTTTCTCTACCTCTGTTTGAAAGCAGTGATGCCAACCTATCAGAAACCAAATCGAGTTCGTCATCGCTTTCGTCACCGTCCTCGTCTACTGGCCCGCTGACCATTCTTTTAGTGGAGGATAATCCAGTCAATCAGTTGGTGGCTCAAGGTTTCTTGGATAAGTTAGGACATACTCACTATACCGCGCAAAATTGCCAACAGGCACGAGAGTTGCTGCTAGAGCACACTTTTGACCTTGCGTTGTTTGACATAAACTTGCCAGATGGTAGCGGGGTTGAGCTACTTGAGTGGACTCGTGAGCAAGGGCTTGAGTTTATGCCGGTACTTGCCGTCTCAGCCCATGTGTTTGATGAAGAAGTCACCGAATACCTGGCAGCAGGTTTTGATGGGTTTGTCGGCAAGCCGATAGAGCAGCAGAAACTACAACGAGCGATCAATGACGTAATAGGGGACGAGCAGGAACCCTCATTACTCAATCAGATTGTTTACTCAGTTGAACATGACGTTACGGCGCTGTCGCAAGCAAGCACAAAGACGACGATTGATATTGCGAGTTTAGAGCGTGACTGTGCGGTTTTGGGCAAGGCCAAAATGGCACAGCTGATAGACCTATTTGCGACAACCAGTGAGCAGACGCTCAAAGAGATGGACGCGATGCTTAGCAAAGAGGATCATCACAAGAGCGATAAACCGATAGCTGAACTAGCGCACAGGATGAAAGGCTCAGCAGCTAGCCTTGGTTTGACGCAGGTATTTGAGCAGTGCTTGTTGATTGAGACTTCTAAGACACCAGTGCAGACTTATCAGGAAAGTCATTCAGCGTTGATTGCCGCGAGAGAAAGCGCTCTCGAAGAGCTTGCTCGGTGGCTAGAGGGGAGTGTGGGTCAATAA
- a CDS encoding putative hemolysin: protein MNVKLVLMGIGLGVLVSGCADVQEKYDVGEYTALSNPASVYCVEQEGELMMVTEAGKRVTYCKLSEDEMVEQWEYFRENHKEEDKEM, encoded by the coding sequence ATGAACGTAAAATTAGTACTAATGGGAATCGGTCTAGGTGTACTGGTCAGCGGCTGTGCTGATGTTCAAGAGAAGTATGATGTCGGTGAGTACACTGCACTGTCTAACCCAGCATCGGTGTACTGTGTCGAACAAGAAGGCGAGCTTATGATGGTGACGGAAGCCGGCAAGCGAGTGACTTACTGTAAACTATCCGAAGATGAAATGGTTGAGCAGTGGGAATATTTCCGCGAAAACCATAAAGAAGAAGACAAAGAGATGTAA
- a CDS encoding HD domain-containing phosphohydrolase, producing the protein MEEKSKKRVLPLHIHISTLFVLTVLIICSTLIYLTHSSLNRVLMSANTQLFAQIASETKNTLNRHYAPAFASVSSFANSYIHLADTQQEEKVVLSQAAFLLKEYAHITSFSVSYPDGRVSMLVTLNDPAIRHMFKEVEHGSYVFLAGDVKSGELRIDILDRLLNVISTANTELGDYQGLAEVWRSHSLVGETHISQPYLYPRLNKIGIAFYSKGQDEIVVAAHILLSSLSESLSETSTQASGIRVLFSPDKQLYAYNNLSDLDESELKNDQKIWLRDLNNPVIDHAVAQRDRDGTLNEFEYDGEQWFGQVEVIGDYHGTQLYLLMADKSQEMLKDAYDIRSTTIFASIIILLISVPIIYQLSQRLAKPIVLETQRARSIERFDFTTSYQGNSSIKEIFELKSSLKGMQRTINRYINLTNKIAHEPNLDELLKLVALDTVEAVEADGVVIMLLDDEQAHLEPRYVWFNQSNPSDLESVRQIKVPIKGTSPVIEKLLAGERYQMALIKDLHYGRNLVGMDADKDGFVFLPLRDRNRDVIGVFGLLYRNIDRDYIVERYIEYINSLLDYVAVSIDARTMLKAQKDLLEAVIRVIANALDTKSPYTGNHCQRVPVLTEWLSYAAHESQTAPFAHFSLSETDKEALHIAAWLHDCGKVTTPEHVVDKATKLETIYNRIHEIRTRFEVVKRDKHLQCYRACYGDLDQGQQQQLKQEWKQLDEDFAFVASLNEGSESLSESAQQRLLEIAQQTWKRTIDNSLGLSWEERERLSETQASVDSENQKAQEIEVTEGLLEDKPEQRIDWTQPRPTDERFNLPTPELQNNLGELYNLLVQRGTLNDEERFVINDHIVQTILMLEALPFPKGMNQIPQIAGGHHEKLDGKGYPQGLTKQQMPLTARVMAIADIFEALTSADRPYKKAKTLSEALSIMHKMANDSHIDADLFHLFLSSGLYLKYAEQFLNPEQIDEVDISLYLS; encoded by the coding sequence ATGGAAGAGAAATCAAAAAAACGTGTACTCCCGTTACATATTCATATCTCTACGTTGTTTGTATTGACGGTTTTGATCATCTGCTCAACCTTGATCTACCTGACGCATTCGAGCCTTAATCGCGTGTTGATGTCAGCCAATACGCAGCTCTTCGCGCAGATCGCTTCAGAAACAAAAAATACACTGAACCGCCACTATGCTCCGGCGTTTGCTTCCGTTTCTTCCTTTGCCAATAGCTATATCCATTTGGCAGATACTCAACAAGAGGAAAAGGTCGTCCTTTCACAAGCCGCTTTTCTGCTGAAGGAGTATGCTCACATTACTTCGTTTAGCGTAAGTTACCCTGATGGCCGAGTGAGTATGCTGGTGACACTCAATGATCCGGCAATACGCCATATGTTCAAAGAGGTTGAGCATGGCTCTTACGTTTTCTTAGCCGGGGATGTGAAGAGTGGTGAGTTGCGTATCGATATCTTGGACCGCTTACTTAATGTGATATCCACAGCGAACACCGAGTTAGGGGATTACCAAGGCTTAGCAGAAGTATGGCGTTCGCACTCTTTAGTCGGAGAGACACATATCTCCCAGCCTTACCTTTACCCCAGGTTGAATAAAATTGGCATTGCGTTCTACTCTAAAGGTCAAGATGAGATAGTGGTTGCCGCCCATATTTTGTTATCAAGCCTGTCAGAATCGCTCAGTGAAACGTCGACACAAGCTAGCGGTATTCGAGTCCTATTTTCACCAGATAAGCAGTTGTATGCTTACAACAACCTCTCTGATTTAGATGAATCTGAACTCAAAAATGACCAAAAGATATGGCTGCGTGACTTGAATAATCCGGTTATCGATCATGCCGTCGCGCAGCGTGATCGTGACGGGACATTGAACGAGTTTGAGTATGATGGTGAGCAGTGGTTTGGGCAGGTAGAGGTAATCGGTGACTATCACGGCACACAGCTGTATCTATTGATGGCAGACAAGTCGCAAGAGATGCTAAAAGATGCCTATGATATTCGAAGCACAACGATATTTGCCTCCATCATTATTCTTTTGATTAGTGTGCCGATTATCTATCAACTGTCGCAGCGATTAGCAAAGCCGATCGTGTTGGAGACTCAGCGAGCGCGTTCAATAGAACGTTTTGATTTCACCACCAGTTATCAAGGCAACTCATCGATAAAAGAGATTTTTGAGTTAAAGTCATCCCTCAAAGGTATGCAGAGAACCATTAATCGCTATATTAATCTCACCAATAAAATCGCCCATGAGCCTAACTTAGATGAGTTATTGAAGCTGGTGGCACTAGATACCGTCGAAGCCGTGGAAGCCGACGGGGTGGTGATAATGCTTCTGGACGATGAACAAGCGCATTTAGAACCGCGTTACGTTTGGTTTAACCAATCGAACCCAAGTGACCTAGAATCAGTTCGGCAAATTAAAGTACCGATAAAAGGGACAAGTCCGGTCATTGAAAAACTATTGGCGGGAGAGCGCTATCAAATGGCGCTAATTAAAGACCTTCATTATGGGCGAAACCTTGTTGGGATGGATGCTGACAAAGATGGCTTTGTATTCTTGCCATTGAGGGATAGAAATCGAGATGTTATCGGTGTGTTCGGACTGCTCTATCGCAACATCGATCGCGACTATATTGTTGAGCGCTATATTGAATATATTAACTCTTTGCTTGATTATGTCGCGGTATCGATTGATGCTCGCACCATGCTGAAAGCGCAAAAAGATCTATTGGAAGCCGTGATTCGCGTTATCGCCAACGCTCTTGATACCAAGTCTCCTTACACAGGCAATCACTGTCAACGTGTTCCTGTACTTACAGAGTGGTTGAGTTATGCCGCTCATGAGAGCCAGACTGCACCTTTTGCCCACTTTTCGCTGTCAGAAACCGATAAAGAGGCGTTGCACATTGCAGCTTGGCTGCATGATTGCGGTAAGGTGACAACCCCAGAACATGTCGTCGATAAGGCGACAAAACTTGAAACCATCTATAACCGGATTCATGAAATACGCACACGCTTTGAAGTGGTTAAGCGCGATAAGCATCTTCAATGTTATCGAGCGTGTTACGGTGATCTAGACCAAGGCCAGCAGCAGCAACTTAAGCAAGAGTGGAAACAGCTAGATGAAGATTTTGCATTCGTCGCATCGTTGAATGAGGGCAGCGAATCGCTAAGTGAGTCTGCCCAGCAGCGCCTTTTAGAGATTGCGCAACAAACATGGAAGCGAACGATCGACAATAGTCTTGGCCTTTCGTGGGAAGAGCGAGAAAGGCTAAGTGAAACACAAGCATCTGTCGATAGCGAAAATCAGAAAGCCCAAGAGATAGAAGTGACAGAGGGGTTACTAGAAGACAAACCTGAGCAGCGAATCGATTGGACTCAACCCCGCCCAACCGATGAACGCTTTAATCTACCGACACCAGAGTTACAGAATAATTTAGGTGAACTCTATAACCTCCTTGTTCAACGAGGCACGTTAAATGATGAAGAGCGATTTGTTATTAACGATCACATAGTGCAAACGATACTAATGCTTGAGGCACTACCGTTTCCTAAAGGCATGAATCAGATCCCGCAAATTGCCGGAGGACATCATGAAAAATTGGATGGCAAAGGCTATCCGCAGGGGCTAACCAAACAGCAAATGCCCCTGACGGCGAGAGTCATGGCCATTGCTGATATTTTTGAGGCGCTAACCAGTGCCGACAGACCGTACAAAAAAGCGAAAACCCTCTCTGAAGCACTCAGTATCATGCACAAGATGGCTAATGACAGCCATATCGATGCTGACTTGTTTCACCTGTTCCTTTCCAGTGGCTTATACCTAAAATACGCCGAGCAGTTTCTTAACCCTGAGCAGATTGATGAGGTGGATATCTCACTCTATCTCTCTTGA
- a CDS encoding DEAD/DEAH box helicase, whose protein sequence is MTFTELGLNSILLEQLSALNFTQPTEIQQHAIPEVLAGKDVLAAAQTGTGKTAAFALPILHKLLEQQASLETARQPRALVLVPTRELAQQVVESIQALSQPTDLQTVALYGGTSINVQTNKLRQGCDIVVATPGRLLDHLYCKNLNLKSIAYFVLDEADRMLDMGFKPDIQRLLRTLGTQPRQTLLFSATFHKGIKNFAYRLLEQPIEVEVSPANTTAELVEQIVYPVDKSRKRELLSFLIGSRNWQQVLVFTKTKQGSDALAKELKLDGIEAVSINGDKSQGARQRALDEFKEGKVRALIATDVAARGLDIPQLEQVINFDMPFKAEDYVHRIGRTGRAGHKGLAVSLMSHDEQRLVDAIERLLDTRLPQEWLAGYEPKPQNEVNPERPNKRMSKSAQKKALKARLGIQSKRR, encoded by the coding sequence ATGACATTTACTGAACTAGGCCTAAACTCGATTCTGCTTGAACAACTGTCTGCGTTGAATTTTACTCAACCAACAGAGATTCAACAGCATGCCATTCCTGAGGTTCTAGCGGGTAAAGATGTGTTAGCCGCAGCACAGACTGGGACAGGTAAAACTGCCGCGTTTGCTCTGCCTATTCTTCATAAGCTTCTAGAGCAACAGGCATCGCTAGAAACAGCAAGGCAACCGCGCGCATTAGTTCTGGTACCAACCCGCGAACTTGCGCAGCAGGTGGTAGAGAGCATCCAAGCACTGTCTCAGCCTACTGATTTACAAACGGTAGCTCTGTACGGCGGTACGAGTATTAATGTGCAAACCAACAAACTTCGCCAAGGCTGTGACATTGTGGTCGCAACCCCCGGGCGCTTGTTGGATCACTTATACTGCAAAAACCTTAACCTCAAATCCATCGCCTACTTTGTGTTAGATGAAGCAGACCGTATGCTGGATATGGGCTTCAAACCGGACATTCAGCGCCTGTTGCGCACCTTGGGTACTCAACCTCGTCAGACGCTCCTTTTCTCAGCCACCTTCCATAAAGGCATCAAAAACTTTGCCTACCGCTTGCTAGAGCAGCCAATTGAAGTTGAGGTGTCGCCAGCCAATACCACCGCAGAATTGGTCGAACAAATTGTCTATCCCGTGGATAAATCCCGCAAGCGTGAACTGTTGTCGTTTTTGATTGGGTCAAGAAATTGGCAGCAAGTGTTAGTATTCACTAAAACCAAGCAAGGCAGTGATGCGCTAGCAAAAGAGCTCAAGTTAGATGGTATCGAAGCGGTATCCATCAACGGAGACAAAAGCCAAGGCGCGCGCCAACGAGCGCTAGATGAGTTCAAAGAGGGCAAAGTACGCGCTTTGATCGCTACGGATGTGGCTGCTCGAGGCCTGGATATCCCGCAACTTGAGCAAGTCATCAACTTCGATATGCCGTTCAAAGCAGAAGACTATGTGCACCGCATTGGCCGCACTGGTCGCGCTGGCCACAAAGGATTAGCGGTCTCTCTTATGAGTCATGATGAGCAACGCCTAGTGGATGCCATTGAACGCCTATTAGACACCCGTTTGCCACAAGAGTGGCTCGCAGGCTATGAGCCAAAACCGCAAAACGAAGTCAATCCAGAGCGCCCTAACAAGCGAATGAGTAAGTCTGCCCAGAAAAAAGCGCTAAAAGCACGACTAGGTATTCAATCAAAACGTCGTTAA
- a CDS encoding Flp family type IVb pilin, with protein sequence MLTKMFVNAQVALQNLKNDERGVTAIEYAIIGVAISGIVLFVFGQKNGLSQSLLDAVSTISGNIDSANDLTSGATPST encoded by the coding sequence ATGCTTACGAAGATGTTTGTGAACGCGCAAGTTGCGCTACAAAACCTTAAAAATGACGAGCGTGGTGTAACTGCGATTGAGTATGCGATTATTGGTGTGGCTATTTCTGGGATTGTACTATTTGTTTTTGGTCAAAAAAATGGTTTAAGCCAGTCTTTGCTAGACGCGGTAAGTACTATTTCTGGGAATATAGACTCAGCAAATGACCTGACAAGTGGTGCAACACCAAGCACCTAA